CAGAACCGACCGCCGCGCCGTCGCCCACACCGGCACCGACGCCGGCCACCGCCACCGCCACCGCCACCGCGCGCAAGCCGGGCTTCCCGCGCAATGCCGAGATCATCTACTTCTGGGGCCCCATTCCGGCCAAGCTCACTTGGCATGTCGAGCATGGCCAGTATGAGGTGAAGCTGCGCGGCTCCCTGCCGGGCAACAGGCGCGAGCTCACCAGCCGCGGCGAAATCACCGCCGAGGGCGTCCGCCCGCTCGACTTCACCGACCTGCGCAACGGCCAGATCCGCAACCAGGCCGTGTTCGACTGGGCCAATGGTACGGCGACGCTGAACGACAAGGGCACCCTACACACCGAGCCGTTGTCACCCGGCGACCAGGATCTGTTCTCCGCCGCGTTCCATCTGGCGATGCGCGGCCTTTCCGACAGTACCTTTGCCCTGTTCAACGGGCGCAAGCGCTACCCGGACGTCCACTTCACCATTGCCGGCGAAAGCACGCTGCACGTCGGTGACCAGCAGGTGGACGTGCTGTTGCTGCGTGGTCGCTACGAGGACCGCGAGTTCGATTTCTGGCTGGCGCCCAAGTGGCACAACCTGCCGGTGCGCATGCAGGCCAAGATGGGCAAGGACGGCAGCAGCTACGATATCTGGGCAGGCAGCATGACCATCGAGGGCGAGCAGGTGTTGCGCCCGGCCCTCAACGCGCAACAGCGCCGCCCCTAACCGAGCACGACCATGATCACTCAGACCCAATACCACGCCATCCTCGACGCGCTCGAGCAGGTGCTGCCCTTCACCCAGCCGGCCGATGTCTGCCTATCCCGCTTGTTCCGCGAGCAGAAGAAGCTTGGCGCGCGCGACCGGGCAGTCATCGCCGAAACCGTGTTCGGCCTGCTACGCGCGCTGCCCAAGCTGGAATGGCTGGCGGGCGAATATGCCGGCCCGCGGATGTGGCTGCTGTGCTATTTCGCCGCGATCGAAAAGCGCAACCTCAAGGAGATGGCGAGCATCTTCAACGAGGAACAACTGGAGCGCGCCCGGCTCTGGAAGGCCGTCGACTGGCAGAGCGCGCCGCTGCATGTACGCGCCGGCCTGCCGGCCTGGATAGCTGAAGCGCTGCAGGCCGAAGGCCGCAGCGAGGACGAGATTGTCGCGCTTGGCAGTGCGATGCTGAGCGCTGCGCCACTCGACCTGCGGGTAAACCTGCTCAAGGCCAAACGCGATACGGTGCTTGCCGCGTTGAACGAAAGCGAATTGAAGACCGAGGCCACGCCCTACTCGCCATGGGGATTGCGCCTTGCCGGCAAGCCGGCACTGAATAAACACCCGCTGTTCCTCGATGGCAGCATCGAGGTGCAGGACGAGGGCAGCCAGCTACTGGCACTGCTCACCGGCGCCAAGCGCGGCCAGATGGTCGCAGACTTCTGCGCCGGCGCTGGCGGCAAGACGCTGGCGCTCGGCGCCATGATGCAGAACACCGGCCGGCTCTACGCCTTCGATATCTCGGAAAAGCGCCTCTCCAACCTCAAGCCGCGGCTGGCGCGCTCCGGCCTGTCCAATGTGCAGCCTCAGCTGCTCGCCAGCGAACATGATCAGAAGGTAAAGCGGTTGGCCGGCAAGATGGACGCGGTGCTGGTCGACGCGCCCTGCTCTGGCCTGGGCACGCTGCGGCGCAATCCAGACCTGAAGTACCGCCAATCTGCGCAGAGCGTGGCCGAGCTCAATGCCAAGCAAGCCAGCATCCTTGCCTCCGCCGCCCGCCTCGTCAAAGCCGGCGGCCGCTTGGTCTACGCCACCTGCAGCGTACTGCGCAGCGAAAACCAGGCCATTGTCGATGCGTTCCTCGCCGCACACCCCGAGTTCACCTTGCTTGATGCCAGCGAACTGCTGGCCAAGGACAAGATCACGCTGCCGCTCGCCGGACCGCTGCTGCAGCTGGACCCACGCCAGCATGGCACCGACGGCTTCTTCGCCGCCGTGCTGCAGCGTCAGAGCTGACCGATAAATAGCTACGCAACAAAAAGCCCGCAGAAATTGCGGGCTTTTTGTTGCGCTGCGCGCGCTGGCGTTACTTGACCACGCGCAGCTGCGGGCGACCACCACCACCGCTGGGGCGCGGCGGCTCGTCGTCACCCGGGTTGTCCTCGCTGCGCGGCGCATCGGTCGGCGTTTCCGTGGCTTCATCAGGCAGGCCTTCGTATTCGAAGCCCATGCCCTCGCCGTTCTCGCGCGAGAAGATCGACACTACGGCGCCGACCGGGATGGTGATGTCGCGCGACACACCGTTGAAACGGGCGGAGAAGCTGACGTAATCGTTGCCGAGCGTCAGGTTGCGCGTGGCGTTGTAGCTGATGTTGAGCACGATCTCGCCGTTCTTCACGTACTCCATCGGCACCTGCAGCTTGCCGCGCACGGCCACCACCAGATAGGGCGTGTAGCCATGGTCCGAACACCATTCGTGGATGGCGCGGATCAGATAGGGCTTGGTCGAAGCGGATTGCATAGGGTGACCTCGGCGAAATACGGAAGACGGCAACGGGGGTGCAACCGCCACCCCCTTCTACAACATATTACTTGCGCATCGCCTTTTCGTTCGGCGTGAGCGAGTCAATGAAGGCCTGGCGGCTGAACAGGCGCTCACCATACTTCATCACCGGCGCCAGCGCCTTGGTCACTTCGATGCCGTAGTGGTCGAAACGCCACAGCAGCGGCGCGATGGCCACGTCGAGCATCGAGAACTCCTCGCCCAGCATGTATTTCTGCTTGGCGAAGATCGGCGCGATCTGGGTCAGGCTGTCGCGGATGGCGACGCGTGCGCCTTCCAGCGCCTTCTTGGTGGCAGCACCGTCTTCCAGCGTCTTCACGTGGACGAACAGTTCGCGCTCGAAGTTGAACAGC
This region of Chitinolyticbacter meiyuanensis genomic DNA includes:
- a CDS encoding DUF3108 domain-containing protein, which gives rise to MRWPWLKRRQLLLAAFVLSLLLHVFGLTGDTLFLLAETQRQAPDTPLRKAKQQLAQTDISSLVLPPELAGVTPVETLQVALGRPPAPAQPAKPATAARATTPAPAPRAQPTAVPTPVPTQPATPVPTPATLSASASAAATPEPTAAPSPTPAPTPATATATATARKPGFPRNAEIIYFWGPIPAKLTWHVEHGQYEVKLRGSLPGNRRELTSRGEITAEGVRPLDFTDLRNGQIRNQAVFDWANGTATLNDKGTLHTEPLSPGDQDLFSAAFHLAMRGLSDSTFALFNGRKRYPDVHFTIAGESTLHVGDQQVDVLLLRGRYEDREFDFWLAPKWHNLPVRMQAKMGKDGSSYDIWAGSMTIEGEQVLRPALNAQQRRP
- a CDS encoding ClpXP protease specificity-enhancing factor, translating into MQSASTKPYLIRAIHEWCSDHGYTPYLVVAVRGKLQVPMEYVKNGEIVLNISYNATRNLTLGNDYVSFSARFNGVSRDITIPVGAVVSIFSRENGEGMGFEYEGLPDEATETPTDAPRSEDNPGDDEPPRPSGGGGRPQLRVVK
- a CDS encoding glutathione S-transferase N-terminal domain-containing protein translates to MMKLYSGTSCPFSHRCRIVLFEKGMDFEIIDVDVHSKPEDLAVMNPYNEVPVLVERELTLYESNIINEYIDERFPHPQLMPADPVMRARTRLMLFNFERELFVHVKTLEDGAATKKALEGARVAIRDSLTQIAPIFAKQKYMLGEEFSMLDVAIAPLLWRFDHYGIEVTKALAPVMKYGERLFSRQAFIDSLTPNEKAMRK
- a CDS encoding RsmB/NOP family class I SAM-dependent RNA methyltransferase, which translates into the protein MITQTQYHAILDALEQVLPFTQPADVCLSRLFREQKKLGARDRAVIAETVFGLLRALPKLEWLAGEYAGPRMWLLCYFAAIEKRNLKEMASIFNEEQLERARLWKAVDWQSAPLHVRAGLPAWIAEALQAEGRSEDEIVALGSAMLSAAPLDLRVNLLKAKRDTVLAALNESELKTEATPYSPWGLRLAGKPALNKHPLFLDGSIEVQDEGSQLLALLTGAKRGQMVADFCAGAGGKTLALGAMMQNTGRLYAFDISEKRLSNLKPRLARSGLSNVQPQLLASEHDQKVKRLAGKMDAVLVDAPCSGLGTLRRNPDLKYRQSAQSVAELNAKQASILASAARLVKAGGRLVYATCSVLRSENQAIVDAFLAAHPEFTLLDASELLAKDKITLPLAGPLLQLDPRQHGTDGFFAAVLQRQS